The Clostridium sporogenes region TATGCTTATCTTAAAATTACTTCAAAGTAAAGATATGTATGGTTATGAAATGATTGAAACTCTACAAGTTAATTCAAACAATGTATTCGAATTTAAAGCAGGTACATTGTATCCTTTACTACACAATTTAGTAAAACAAAACTATTTAAATTGTTACGAAAAGGAAGTTAGTGGAAAAATTCGTAAATATTATTCCTTAACATTACAAGGTAAAAAATTATTGCAAGATAAAACTTCTATATGGCAAAAATATGTTAAGACTATGGCATCTGTGCTAGAAATAGAGGTGCATTAATATGAAAGAAGATGAATATTTACGTATTTTAAGTAAAAATATTTCTAATAGAAAAATAAGAAAGGAGATTTGTATGGAAATAAAAAATCACATTATGGATCAAAAAGAAGCTTACATTAAAATGGGCTATTCTAATGATGATGCTGAAAAAGCTGCTATTAAAGACATGGGCGATCCAAAAGCTACAGGTAAAATGTTAGATTCTGTACATCCTCCAACTATTGATTGGATTCAAATTATTGCACTAATTATGATAACCCTAACTTTACAGGCATTAAAAATGCTATCAGAATTAGGTGGATCAGATTTTTCATCTATAGCACCAATTGATATTTTAAGAATTCTAGGTATTTTTTTATTAGCATATGGGCTAATATGGATAGGAATTGAAAAATATTCAGACCTTCCATTCTTTTATGGCAAAAGTCAACATGGAGGTTCAAACGCAAATGGCGTATTTATCTGTTCATTAGCAATTGTAATGATATCCCATTCTCTTTTACAAACTATAATCCTCCTATTAATTTTTGCACCAATAATATCTATTGCACGCTCTATTATTGAATCTAAAAGAATAAAAAAAGAACAAAAATTTCTTTGGCAACAAGGAATAGCTTATGAAGATTTTAGTTATAAGGGTAAGGCTATATTCAACAATGCTCCACAGAAAGTATATTCTCAAGATGAGCCAATAAAAAAAGGTGACCCTATCATCATAACAAAAATAGATGGATTTAATCTAATTGTAAAGAAACAAACTCCTCATAATAATAACTAGCATATTAATAATCTATAAATTCAACATCTAAAAAAGCTTTCCATGATAAAATAATAAATCATAGAAAGCTTTTACTCTCTTAATTATTTTGGCTTTTAAGCAACTCTTCAATATTATATAGTTTTTCTTCCATTTTATATCTTTTCAAATTTTAAAATTAATGGTTGTAATACGAAAATTGATATGATTAACCAGAGGAATATAATCCATCTTTCATTTAGCCTGATTAACACTATCATAGGTAACAAAGCAATAAGGAAATATATTAATATTGATTGCTTTGATGCCTTATATTTACAACCACATTTAGGGCATGTATATTTATAATAGTTATTAAAGAATCCTCCTATATAAAAATCCTTAAAAGAAATATTATTGTTACATTTAATACATTTTTTTAACATCTAATACACCTCCTCTATTGATTTTTAAATAACATCCATAATTGCTCATTCAAAATAGTACTTAATAATTTACCATTATATACCCTCTAAAATATAAATTCTAAATCTCTTTCTTATATATTTTTCATTATATAGAGTTTTTCTTACAAAACAAACATTTATTTAAAATATAACCTTTTTTTACACATCACATATATTCAAGTCGCCGGATTTGTATTTGCCCTATCGGAGGAATGGCATGTACAAAGTGGAGTAGCCTGGCATGTATAATTTGTAGCAGCTATGAATAATGAATAGCTAATACAAATTGTGCCTTCTTGTGTAGTCCAAGGCGACGATGCGTAAACTACACTATGAAATTAAATCTTTTTTTGTGCGTAGATGACCCTATATGAATACAATCACAAGACTTAAAAGGATTACCCTAGACGCTTGTTTATTTTGCTAAATCTCCCTTTGTTTAGCGAAGTAGACAAGCGCAATACCCCGTAGGAATAGCAATACAATACCCCAAAGTAATACTTAAATGTACTACTGTGGGTACCCTAATAAAGGACTAATTAATATCGTGAAGCTCTTAGATTTAAAAAGGCTCGGAAATAAGGGAGAGACTTTTTAAACCTTAGAGCTGCTAGATAGGAACCTGTACTTTTTAGGGTGCAGGTTAAAGTGCCCAAATAATATTATTAAAGAAATGCTAGTATATCTATACCAACTAACTAAATACATATAATAGCTTATATAATAATAACTCTATATACAAGAATTTTCACATACCTTTGCATATAGGCTACTTTGTTTTAAAATTAAATATTATTCCAAACTAATCTATACTACCTATAAAATATATGAATTACTTTTACTACACTAAAACAACTTTTATAAAAATTTATATTTTTGAATTTTTGTTGGACTAGCTTTCTTTTGCCTCTACCCAATAGGAATACCCTATGGCAAATGGAAGCCTGTACAACAATTCCTATTTGGAAGTTTTAAAAAAGTAATGCTCCACTAAATTAAAAAACACCCTATAACATAGACAAATAAATCTATCTATAAGGTATCTTATAACTATTTTAAAGTTGTATTTCTTTTTTAATTTTAATTTGTCCTTGGAATTGCTTATTTCTGCAGCTACAAAGGAATACTTAAAAGTAGCAGATATAAGCTAGTACAAGGATACCTATTTTCTCATCTTACTTTAAAGTAGGCTAATATTAATTTATCTATAATATAATAATACCTGCTCCCTATTACTATATAAATTTTAATACTAACACTTCCTGCCTGTTTTAAAGTATTACGCCCTAGCGGATTAAAGTCCTTAGATAAACTACATAATGCACCCTATAGGAATACTTAAAATTAAGCATTGTGTAGATTAGATAAAGCTTCCTTAATTTATAAATACTATTTATTTTGGTTCTCCACAGGTACGCTTCTCCTTGCCGTAAGTATTTTATATTTAAGCAACAACTTTTTCTTATGGTAAGTACTGTTTTAATTATTTAATTAGATTATTATACCTTCAAAATGATCCATTTCATGTTGAATTATTTGTGCTGTAAATCCAGTAAACACTTGCTTTTGCTTCTTAAAATTTCTATCAAGATACTCCACCTCTATCATTTCATATCTCTTTGTTTTTCTAATGCCAATTAAAGATAAACAACTCTCTTCTGTTTCATAAAGCTTTTCTTTCTTTAATATAACTGGATTTATCATAGGTACAATAAGGTTGCCTACAGTAAATACCAATATACGCTTTTTTACTCCAATCATGTTCCCAGCCAATCCAACACAATGCTCTAAGTTTGCTCTTAATGTATCTATTAAATCATCAATTACTACTATATCATTTTTAGTTGCATCTTCTGATTTTTGTCCTAAAAACAATATATCTTTTACAATTGGTTTTATCATAATTTATACCTCTTTTTCAGTTATATTTTTTATATTATAAACATCAAGCATTTTTTCACTTAATACACATTCTTAGCTCAAAAAAATTATAGCATAAACCAATGACACTTTTAATAGCATTGGCTTAATTTTATTATTTCAAACGCTCCTATTTATTTTGGTTCTCCATATATACGCTTCACCATACCATATTCTAAATTTCACTCAATTTTTAACTACTCTACTCTCTGGATTAGACTTCGCATTATAGACATAACTTCACTATAGATAACTATTATATTTATTACTACACAATCCAAAATTATTATGATTTATATAAATTCCTCTTTTAATTATTACATATTAATTAATTGAAAAACTCTATTTACATTTAATAAGCTTTAATAAAAACAATTTATAAATTACCACAATTATGTAATTATTATATCATAAACTACTTCATTAACGTAATATTATACATTTTATACAAATACTACAAACCCTATCTTAAGTATTATATATCAATGCTTAAGATAAGGTTAAAAATTAAACTATTTAAAAATACTTATTTTTACTCTCTCATTATTCTATTCCACGTATTTTCTCCTATAATTCCATCTATCATTAAATTACAATCCTTCTGAAAACATCTAACCGCTAATAATGCACCATCTAAAATATCCATCATCTTCTCGCTTTCCTACACTATATAAAACAAATTGTATTTACAATTTGTTTACATACCCCGGGGATCCTTGCTTATGAATATTTTATTTGCTAAAGATATTTAAAAAAGCTGTAAAAGCAGAAGTAATTCAACTTACCTGCGGAGATTATATGCTTATTAGTAAAACTTAGCTCTATTTAATATGTCAATATAATCTTCATTTGTATCTATATCTAATAGTATTTCTTGATCTTCTATACATAAAGTAGAAAAACCATGCTCATTTATAAATTCTCTCAAGCTAACATATTCTTCTGATAAAATATTATTAATAATACACTTTTTTATAAGTACCGGATGCCCTTTTATGTTTTTATATGTTGGTATAACTATATCACTATTAGTAGAACGCATTTTTATGTAGGTATCTTTTTTTATTAGTGGATAATCTGCTGGAGTTAAAAAAAATTTATCTCCTTTTACTTCATATAATCCTTTTTTTACAGAGCTAAACATACCTTCAAGATAATTTTCATTTAAAATCATCTTTACTTTAGAATATGGTTTTAATATATCCTGAAGTAAATTATAATTGTATCCACCAACAACTATTACATTAGAACAAATATCATACATGGATTCTATACATCTCTCTATAACTGTTTTCCCTTGTATATCCAGTGTTAGTTTATATCTTCCTACCCTTGAAGACAATCCTGCTGCTAATACTATCCCATCAATACTCACAATATCACACCCTTATACATTCGCTTATACACTTATACATATTTTTCCCATTTTGTGAAAAAATATAACTAATATATTTAAGAAGGTGAAAAAATGGATCTAAAAAGAAAAGCAATTAGAGTAGGCATTTCAGCTTCTTTGTGTATGCTAGCATCAAACTTATTAAAAGTAAAATTTCCTTTTTTTGTTTTACTACCTGCTGTTATGCCAATCTCAACATTTTTTGGGGAAACAATTAAATTTGGAATAAATAGAATTATTGGCAGTAGCATTGGTGCCGTTATTGGTGTCATATTTGCAACTATTAAATCACAAAATACTCTGCTCGTTGGCCTAGGCATCATATTAATTGTTTATATTTGCAACTATCTTAAGTGGGATAGTACTACATCCATTGCATGTCTAGTATTTGTATCCATTATAGTAGGAATAAGAGGAACTTCAGCTTTTCAATATAGTCTTCATAGACTTATTGATACATTTATAGGTATAGCTATAACAACAATTGTGAATAATTATATATTCAATACAGATATAGCACAATTACTTAAAAAAAAAGTTAAAAATATACAAGAAGATTTATTAAATATAGCTAATACTAAAAATTTTTGTGGAGATAAAAATGAATTTGACAAAATTGAATGGGAACTATATGATATGAAAAAAAAGTTGAAAATATGTAATGAGGAATTTAAATTCAACAAAAAGTTCTCTCTTACAAAAGATAAACTAGAGAGTATGATTTATAGTACTACTATTATATTTGAACAAATAAAAACAATTGATTATATTAATAACACTAAGAATAAAAATGCTAATAATACTACTAAGCCTCACATAAATAATATTGATGCTGTTATTTCCGCCCATAAAAATATATTCTTTAATGAAATAGAAAATTTAAATAAAATCATTAATAATATATCGTAAATTATATTACTATTGTCTTTTTATATAAATTACTTACTAGTTTTTCTATAAAAAATAAATATATTAAAATTATATAATTATAAATTTTTAATACAAAAAGGAAGCCTATGACTAAATAAGGCTTCTTTTTTGTACTATTCTCTTATTAAATAAGCTTTTTATTCTATTATATATACTTCTCTTCCTAAATTAGTTATTTGATATAACTGATTTAATAGCATTTTTTATCTCATCATAACCAGTACAGCGACAAATATTTGATTGCAACCACTGTTCTATTACATGATCATTTGCATCAGGATGTATATTAGCTAAAGCATGGCAAACCATTAAGAACCCTGATGTACAATATCCACATTGAAAACCCCAGTTATCTACAAAAGCTTTTTGTATTGGTGCATTTTTCAACCCTTCAACAGTAACTATTTTCTTTCCTATAGCCTCAACTGTTAACATTAAACAAGATTTTATAGGCCATCCATCTATAAGAATGGTACATGTACCACAGTCTCCATTTTCACAACCTGGTTTAGCGCCAGCAAGTCCCAATTCATTTCGAAGGGTGTTCAATAAAATGTCTGATGGCTTTACTACAACTTCTTTATATTCTCCATTAACATTTAATGTTATTATTGTTTTACCAGAGATCTTTATCATTTTCTTATTCCTCCAGTTTCTCTAAAACTTCTGTAAGCATTTTCTGCAACATAAATTTTCTAAAATCAGCAGATCCAGATAAATCACTTAATACTAAATCTGGTATATTATTTATTACATTATTAATTCTTATATTATTAGGTAAGCTATTATTATTTAAATAATCCTCAATTAAAAAAGATCTAAATGGATATTTACAAACTCCACTAAAGGCTATATTTATTCTATTATTATCTTTAAGGGCTGCAATAGTAATTAGTGGATAATCTATCTTATCATTTTTAGTTCTTTTTACATGTAAAGATGGTAGTAAACGAAAATGATCATCTACTGTTACATTTACTATAAATTCTCCATCACTAAGTTGTATTCTTTTATCAAATATATCCTTCAGCAAAACTTGCTTTATCCCACTGGAACTAGCTATAAGAACCTCACTATTAGATATTAAAAGAGGTAGCACAGCTTCCCTATATATAATTGTTCCTGCGATATTTCCTCCAAGTGTAATTTTATCTTGCATAGTATGGTCTGCAATCCTTTGTACTGTTAAACCAAGTAAAGGAAATAAATTCGCCTCAGCAATTTGTGTAAGTGTAACAGCAGAACCAATAATCAATTTGTTATCTCTTAATTCATGGGCATTGCATTCTGAAATTCCTTTTATATCAATTACTGCCTCAGTATATACATTATGAGCTCTTGCCATACTTATAATCTCAGTTCCACCACCGTAATATAAAGGCTTTTTTCCTCTATAATTTAGTTCATCATATAGCTGAACAGCCTCTTCAATAGTTTCAGGTTTATAATATTCAAAATCAAAGGGTATCATATTTACCTCCAGTCTTAGCCTTCCAAATCATTTCAGGTGTTATAGGAAGTTTATCAAATTCATACTCGGCTGCATGTGATAAAGCATTTGCAAATGCAGCTGGAATTGATATTATTCCATGTTCCGCAAATCCTCGTGCTCCAAAAGGAGCATCAATTTGTGGGGTTTCAATAAAATCAACTATATATTCTGGATTTTCACCAAATCTCATTACTTTATAAGTTCTTAATGTAGTGGTTTGCAGCCTAGCATTCTCATCATACTTAAAAGCTTCTCTGGTAGCTATTCCAAACCCCATATTTATTCCTCCCATTATTAACCCTTTTGAGGTTTTTGGATTAATAACTTTACCTGCATCTAAAACAGTAACTGCTTTTAAAAGTCTATATGTAAACTTATTAGGATCATATTCAATCTCAACTGCTTGAGCACCTACCGTCCATGCTGGTCCTGGTTTACCTTTTCCTGTTTGTTCATCTAAAACAGTAATATGGTTCATTATAAAACTTCCTCGTCCAAGTATCTGACCTTCAACTGCAAGACCATTAGCTTCTGTATAACCTCGAGCTAAATCTTTAAATGAAACATACATCTCTGGATCTTGTTTTAAATACACTTTTTCTTCTGCAACCTCTAAATCTTCTGGTGGAGATTTCATAATAACAGCAGCTAAGCTCCTCAACTGCCTAATAAGATCGTCACCGGCTCTAATAACTGCTCTACCAGCCATAAAAGTGGTCATACTTGCAACTGTTTTCCAATGTTCTGGTGAAATTTGAGTATCTACTCCCATCATTACGTGAATTCTACCTACATCCATTTTTAATTTTTCAGCAAGTATCTGGGCTAGAGTAGTTTTTGTACTTGGTCCAATTTCAACTGCTCCACAATTAAGATTTATACTTCCATCTGAATTAAAAGTAAGAAAAACTCCAGAAACAGCATTCACCGGTGAATCTGATGTTTTCCAAAAGCAACCTATTCCTTTTGCTTTTATCATGCCTTCCTTTGTCTTTATTACTTGACCTTCGTCCCATTTGGCCAATTCTTTTAATTTTATCAAACAATCTGGCAGTTTTCCTATATTGCTTAAGGTTGTTTTTACTTGTGTTGGTGTATACTGTCCAGGTCTTATAGCATTTTTAATTCTTAATTCTAAAGGATCAATTCCAAGATTTGCTGATAATTTATCCAACAACCTCTCCATACAGAAGGTATATTCTGCATGCCCAAAACCACGATAGGAAGTAACATAAGTATGGTTAGTATAAACGCAAATTGAGTCACACCATATATTTTCAATATTATATGGTCCAGAACAATCTACTGCTATTGCTTTAGCCATTCTCGGACCAATATCAACGTAAGCTCCCCCATCAACCTTATATTTAGCCTCAAGTGCTTTAATAATTCCATCTTTTGTTGCACCTATTTTTAAATTTGCCTCAAGACCAATTTTACAAGGTGAGGTTTTAATATCTTCTTCTCTTGAATTTGCTATTTTAACCAACCTACCATCAACAGCCTTTGAAGCAAGGTATGCAATAAGTTCCAATTGAATAGGTGCCTTGCCACCAAATCCGCCTCCTACAAATGGTACTTTAACAATTATATTTCCTTCTGGTATATTATAATATTTGCTTAGAAGCTTCTTAACAGAATAAGGCCCTTGTGAAGAAGTATGAATTATTACCTTTCCATCAGGCATAATTTCTGCTCTCACATTTCTAGTTTCCATTGCAAGATGGTCTGATTGTGGAAGGGAAAAACTACCTTCTACTGTAACTTCGCTTTCTGACCATCCTTTTCCCATATCGCCTTTTCTGATTTTTATTCGGTCTGAAATATTAGTATTTTGTTCAGGATAAACATTATGTACTGCGTGATTATATTGATTTAAATTTTCATGTATAAGAACTGCATTTGGCTTCAAAGCGTCATTTATTGAGTTTACAACAGGTAGAGGCTCATATTCAACATCTATTAGCTTTACAGCTTTCATTGCTTCCTGCTCACTATTAGCAATAACTACCGCAACGGGTTCACCATAGTAACGCACCTTATCTCTTGCTATGGGTGGCCTATCCTCTAAAACAGTTCCACAAAGTATAGGAAAATAATCACCTGTTATTACCGCTTGAACACCTAATGCTTTCTTAGCTTTGGATATATCTATTGATTTAATGTTTGCGTGTGCATAAGGACTTGTTAACATTTTAGCATACAAGGTTCCAGGAAGTAGTGTATCATCAGTATATTTTGCTCTCCCTGTAACTTTATCAAAAGCTTCTTTTCGTGGTATACTCACTCCAATTGTATTGCTCAAATACTCTTACCTCCCTAAAAAATATATCTAAAAATTCAATTTATATGCTCTTAACATTATCTTTATTTTTATCTATTTTAAGGTAATATATTCAATATATTAAATATTATATTTAAACATCTAGTTAATGAAATAGATGTGATAATTTACATCTAAAAACAATATAACTATTATATTTTTTATCAAATCCTTATTAATTAGAACTTATATAAGTATTTTATATTATTTCAAAATTTACAATAAGTAAATAATATAACAATACAAAAATAAAAAAGCTAGCAAATAATTGCCAACTCTTTAATCTATTTAAAATACTATCATTAAAATTATAAAAAATTAAATCAATAATTAATATCTATGATTATCATTTAATTATAATATAATCTCCGCAATGAAGCTGAGAAATATTTGCTCTCATTGCTTTGGCTATATCTCTACAAAGTCTTTTCTGTTCCTCAATATCCTTAGCTATAATAATTAGTGGATTACCTCCAAGTATTCTATCCTTATCTAATGTAATATACGCTATTATTTCCATTTTATCTAAAGTTTGTGACATTATGCCACCTCCTTTATTCATAATAATCTATTTACTTTCAAGCGGTTTCTTCATAATTGCATGGTTCTTTTTCACATTTTCTAATAATGGAGTTTTCTTTATAGTTTTTATAAAGGCTCCTTCATCTCGTATTATTGGAACTATAGCTATAGCTATCCTACCTCTATTATATTCTTTTCTTATGTAATGGTATCTCTTAACCCCAAGTGCTCTACAAGCTTCAAAAAGTATCGCTTGTCTTTGGCCAAAGTTATCTAATGTAATTCGGTAATGCTCTTCTTTAGGGTATATAACAGCTCCTATACCTTCAGATTGAACTAGTTTTCTTGAATTATCTGTTCCCAAATAGTTTGTTACAAAAATATCATCTACATATAATTCAGAATCACGAACTTCAATTTTACCTAATTTTACTTCTGCAATATCTCCAATGGACTGTCCTTTAGAAAATCTTCTTAAAATAATAAATGTCACTGTGCCAATTGCACTTCCTGCTAAAACATTAATCCATATAATTTTGCTATTTATTATATTCATAGTAAGCTGTGTAATTAGTGCTACAACTAGTGCAAAATAATTTCTGGCCTCATAAGTCTTAGCAATCCCATCAATATATGCATCTCCTCTTTTTGCATATTCAGTATTTTCCAGAGCCTTAAGACTTTCTTTTTCTACCTTTCTCACCTCTCTGAACTGTTGAATAGCTAGTGATAAAAAAGTAATTGCAGTAAAATTTTTATTCATCAAAGCAGGTACAGCAACAGCGCCTAATGCAGCAGCGATAATCCCTGTTACCAGATTTATTAAATATCCATTAGGATAACTGGGGTATTGTCTATAATCCTGAATTATAGTTAATATTCTCGCTAAACTCCCCATAATAATCGCAGTTATTATAAAAATAATTTGTTGTTGAGATATAATTCCTTCTCTCATAATAACCTCCTTATAATTAAAATATCATTAAGAGATTATTGACATTATATTAATAATTATACAAATCATAGGCATTATTTTCGAACTAACGCTCTATTTGTTAATTTTAAATCTTTCCCTTTTTTATTACCTTTTCAACTTTTTCTCTAAAAACTCACTTACCTTTATCCCATTTTCATATACTATTTTTTCAAATTTTAAATAATCATCACGATCTATATCAAAATATACTTGTTTCATTTCTTTTTTATTTAAAAAATATTTTAATTAGGAACTATTTGATATCCTATATGCCTTTAAGTATTAAACAAAAAATATACAAAAAGAGTAGAAAAAAATTTCTACTCCACATAAGTTATTATCTTTTATAGCTTGTTCACTTTACCACACTATTACTGTAAAATAGCAGATAATTTCCTTGTTACTATTTTCCATTTCCCCCTTATTACTTACTATTGAATAATATAATATTTTATTTACATCAGTTAATAGGAATCCTTATTTAATAATACATCTTAATATAAGAAAGATACGACTTAACTAAAGCTAAAATTATGTTATTTCAGCTCTACAAATTGAAATTTCTAAACCAATAACAATTTGATATACTCAATTAGTCTAAATAAAAAATACATTCCTATAGTGACAACTATTGCAATCAATCCTGAACAAATTACTGAGATCACTTTTTGATATGGGCGTTTTGCAACCTCACACATCTTTTCAATTTGATCAAGTTTTTTTCCCTCGGTAAAAGCTATGATTTCTCTGTATGTTTGAACGTCATGAGTTTTCTTTTGCTTTTCAATACATCTTGCATAATACATTGTAATACCAAATAGCACTAACCAGATTGCAATTCCAATAAAATCTAAGTAAAGAAATAGTGGAACGACCAATACTCCTGTTGCCATAAGTAGTACGGTAAAAATCATACCATCATGATTAAACTTTTTGATATCCTCTGTTTTAATTTCTTCTTTCATTTCCTCCAAATCTCCTTTAACTAAAATATCAAGAGAAACACCAAAGAGAGTGCTTAATAGTACCAGGCTATTTATATCAGGATAGTTCTTGCCGTTTTCCCAGTTCGAAATTGTCTGCCGTGTTACAAATACTTTTTCAGCTAAATCCTCCTGGGATAATTTTGAATCGAGTCTATATTTTTTTATTTGTTTGCTAATGTCCATTTTGATATTCCTCCTGCTTACATTCTATCCTTTGGAGTGTGTTCATGCTATCAAACCTATTTTACATCACTATTTTTTAATATGTAAAATAGATTTTACATGCCATTTTATTGCACTATAAGTATGTATTAAACAAATTTACTATTTATATTACTCAACCTTAAACTGGAATTTAATTACTTAACATTATGATTATTTTCGGAGCCAGGTATTATATCGGTGAGTGTATACAAACCATGTAATACTCCCAGTTAATAATGCCGATGAAATCAAAGCTGTAAGAACACTATATGTTTGCCAAATAAGTATCCTTGACCAATCAAAGGCACAGCACATTATACACAGAACAATCGTAGTAATCAGCAAAATAACTGTTACGATTATTCTCTTTTTTGTCATTGGCTGTGGCTCATTCATTTTCTTTCTGCGTAATCCTAAAATAAAGAACATAACAGCCAACAGGCAACAAATAATTGTGGCAGAAGACAAAGTGATATCAAGAAGCTGTGTGCCGCTTATTTCATAGGACTGAGAAAGATTACCATCCAATATCTCCTTAATTTTTAACACTAAATTTCTATTGGTATTTGCGCCGTTTGTCAGCAAGCAAACGGCTATGCGTTCCTTTGGCAGTATTTCCACTTCGGTTGCAAAATTGGGATTGCCCCCTGGGTGTTCAATAATTGTTTGTTGGGAATTTACTGACCACCCCGCCCCATAAAACATTCCGTTGACATCTGGAACAGACATGTCCCCATGATGGGACTTCTGGATAATCTCATGGAATATTTCGGGTATATCATGAACAATACCCATCTGTATGCCCATCCAACGGGCCATATCTTTGGCGCAAGAAATAATGTAGCCCGCGGGTTTATTCCCAGCATAATCTGATGCATCATATGGAGTCGTCATAAAAAAGGAGGAGCGGTAACCCTGTGCCAATTGTCCAGTAGCTTGAGCATCTTCTTTGTAAACATACGTCTGGTGTAGCCCTAACGGCTGAAACACTTGTTTTTTCATGTAGTCTTCATAGCTCTGACCGGACACAATTTCAATAACCAGACCTAATACATCATAATTAACAGTTCCGTAATTATACTGCTCACCTGGACAGAATGACAATTCAGCATCTACCAGCATTTCTACGGTTTTTTGCAACATATCTGGCGTATTGCCTTGTGGAATGATTTGACTGTGACTACCATTTGTTAAGCCGCTAGTATGATGTAAAAAGTTATTAAGTGTAATACTTTGCATATCAATGGGTTTCCCCTTATACTTTAACGTAAACCAAGGTAAATACTTTTGGATGGGGTCAGTCATTGACAGCAGTCCTTGTTTTTCCATCAGCAAAATACCTATGCCCGTAAAAGCTTTGCTTAGCGAAGCCAGCTCATATAGCGTATTTTCACTTGCTGACAGTCCCTTTTTACGATCTGCATACCCAGAAGAAAAGTATAATACTTCATCATCAGCAAGTATTGCAATTGACATTCCTGGCACACCTG contains the following coding sequences:
- a CDS encoding xanthine dehydrogenase family protein molybdopterin-binding subunit, with the translated sequence MSNTIGVSIPRKEAFDKVTGRAKYTDDTLLPGTLYAKMLTSPYAHANIKSIDISKAKKALGVQAVITGDYFPILCGTVLEDRPPIARDKVRYYGEPVAVVIANSEQEAMKAVKLIDVEYEPLPVVNSINDALKPNAVLIHENLNQYNHAVHNVYPEQNTNISDRIKIRKGDMGKGWSESEVTVEGSFSLPQSDHLAMETRNVRAEIMPDGKVIIHTSSQGPYSVKKLLSKYYNIPEGNIIVKVPFVGGGFGGKAPIQLELIAYLASKAVDGRLVKIANSREEDIKTSPCKIGLEANLKIGATKDGIIKALEAKYKVDGGAYVDIGPRMAKAIAVDCSGPYNIENIWCDSICVYTNHTYVTSYRGFGHAEYTFCMERLLDKLSANLGIDPLELRIKNAIRPGQYTPTQVKTTLSNIGKLPDCLIKLKELAKWDEGQVIKTKEGMIKAKGIGCFWKTSDSPVNAVSGVFLTFNSDGSINLNCGAVEIGPSTKTTLAQILAEKLKMDVGRIHVMMGVDTQISPEHWKTVASMTTFMAGRAVIRAGDDLIRQLRSLAAVIMKSPPEDLEVAEEKVYLKQDPEMYVSFKDLARGYTEANGLAVEGQILGRGSFIMNHITVLDEQTGKGKPGPAWTVGAQAVEIEYDPNKFTYRLLKAVTVLDAGKVINPKTSKGLIMGGINMGFGIATREAFKYDENARLQTTTLRTYKVMRFGENPEYIVDFIETPQIDAPFGARGFAEHGIISIPAAFANALSHAAEYEFDKLPITPEMIWKAKTGGKYDTL
- a CDS encoding capping complex subunit for YIEGIA; amino-acid sequence: MSQTLDKMEIIAYITLDKDRILGGNPLIIIAKDIEEQKRLCRDIAKAMRANISQLHCGDYIIIK
- a CDS encoding helix-turn-helix domain-containing protein, producing the protein MDISKQIKKYRLDSKLSQEDLAEKVFVTRQTISNWENGKNYPDINSLVLLSTLFGVSLDILVKGDLEEMKEEIKTEDIKKFNHDGMIFTVLLMATGVLVVPLFLYLDFIGIAIWLVLFGITMYYARCIEKQKKTHDVQTYREIIAFTEGKKLDQIEKMCEVAKRPYQKVISVICSGLIAIVVTIGMYFLFRLIEYIKLLLV
- a CDS encoding serine hydrolase domain-containing protein; translated protein: MKKTIVFVLTILILFSGFPIQSYSLPDAQSSAIQTLLDDACRISGVPGMSIAILADDEVLYFSSGYADRKKGLSASENTLYELASLSKAFTGIGILLMEKQGLLSMTDPIQKYLPWFTLKYKGKPIDMQSITLNNFLHHTSGLTNGSHSQIIPQGNTPDMLQKTVEMLVDAELSFCPGEQYNYGTVNYDVLGLVIEIVSGQSYEDYMKKQVFQPLGLHQTYVYKEDAQATGQLAQGYRSSFFMTTPYDASDYAGNKPAGYIISCAKDMARWMGIQMGIVHDIPEIFHEIIQKSHHGDMSVPDVNGMFYGAGWSVNSQQTIIEHPGGNPNFATEVEILPKERIAVCLLTNGANTNRNLVLKIKEILDGNLSQSYEISGTQLLDITLSSATIICCLLAVMFFILGLRRKKMNEPQPMTKKRIIVTVILLITTIVLCIMCCAFDWSRILIWQTYSVLTALISSALLTGSITWFVYTHRYNTWLRK
- a CDS encoding YIEGIA family protein; its protein translation is MREGIISQQQIIFIITAIIMGSLARILTIIQDYRQYPSYPNGYLINLVTGIIAAALGAVAVPALMNKNFTAITFLSLAIQQFREVRKVEKESLKALENTEYAKRGDAYIDGIAKTYEARNYFALVVALITQLTMNIINSKIIWINVLAGSAIGTVTFIILRRFSKGQSIGDIAEVKLGKIEVRDSELYVDDIFVTNYLGTDNSRKLVQSEGIGAVIYPKEEHYRITLDNFGQRQAILFEACRALGVKRYHYIRKEYNRGRIAIAIVPIIRDEGAFIKTIKKTPLLENVKKNHAIMKKPLESK